A window of Ptychodera flava strain L36383 chromosome 1, AS_Pfla_20210202, whole genome shotgun sequence contains these coding sequences:
- the LOC139130126 gene encoding arylsulfatase B-like, protein MKEQGYSTYMVGKWHLGFCKDEYTPNGRGFDHFYGFYTAATDYYTHRTGAKKFLDLREDFTPDWDQKGVYSSYLFSEKASNYVANHDKSKPLFMYYSLQSVHGPLQVPEKYLNKYLFVENLGRRTKLAMITAMDDSVAGLVKAFKKHGLLTNTLLIFQSDNGGAANDNNFGNNWPLRGSKKTLWEGGTRVVTFAHGPMLKKTGYINNEMMHIVDWFPTLVNLIGGESDSDMDGLNLWDTISKGDPSPRTEFVYNIDEETDIPMRAIRMGDYKLIHGRAGNPSHWLPPPENYSLGEAEDGRISKEYTRLFNLKDDPTERNDLSKAMPDKLEEMLVRLEELKKKTYPALQAPVLTKEASSARFGGVCSPGWC, encoded by the exons ATGAAAGAGCAGGGGTATTCTACGTATATGGTGGGAAA GTGGCATCTGGGCTTTTGTAAAGATGAGTATACACCAAATGGAAGAGGCTTTGATCACTTCTACGGTTTCTACACGGCTGCTACTGACTATTACACACATAGAACTG GTGCGAAAAAATTCTTAGATTTAAGAGAAGACTTTACGCCGGATTGGGATCAAAAAGGCGTCTATTCATCG TACCTGTTCTCTGAGAAAGCTTCCAACTATGTGGCCAATCACGACAAGAGTAAGCCGTTGTTTATGTACTACTCTTTGCAAAGTGTGCACGGACCACTGCAG GTTCCTGAGAAGTACCTAAACAAGTACTTGTTTGTGGAGAATCTGGGACGAAGAACTAAACTAG CCATGATAACAGCGATGGACGACTCGGTGGCTGGTCTTGTCAAGGCATTCAAGAAACATGGGTTGTTGACTAACACACTGCTGATTTTCCAGTCAGAT AATGGGGGAGCAGCAAACGATAATAACTTCGGTAACAACTGGCCACTTCGTGGTTCCAAGAAAACCCTGTGGGAAGGCGGGACACGGGTTGTCACTTTCGCTCATGGTCCAATGCTGAAGAAGACTGGCTATATCAATAACGA GATGATGCATATTGTTGACTGGTTTCCGACTTTGGTCAACTTAATCGGTGGTGAATCAG ATTCAGACATGGACGGTCTCAATTTATGGGACACAATATCCAAAGGTGACCCTTCACCTCGTACAGAATTTGTTTACAATATTGACGAAGAAACTGATATTCCTATGCGAGCCATTCG GATGGGAGATTACAAATTGATACACGGACGGGCTGGCAATCCAA GTCACTGGTTACCTCCTCCCGAAAACTACTCCCTCGGAGAAGCAGAGGATGGTCGTATCTCTAAAGAGTACACAAGGCTTTTTAACCTAAAGG ATGACCCAACGGAACGAAACGACCTCAGCAAGGCTATGCCGGACAAATTAGAAGAAATGTTAGTTCGACTTGAAGAACTGAAAAAGAAGACATACCCTGCGTTACAAGCCCCTGTCCTGACGAAAGAGGCATCATCTGCACGCTTTGGTGGTGTGTGCTCACCTGGTTGGTGTTAA